Proteins from a genomic interval of Papaver somniferum cultivar HN1 chromosome 4, ASM357369v1, whole genome shotgun sequence:
- the LOC113271973 gene encoding replication factor C subunit 3-like, whose translation MFVHAAIIIHEADKLSRDAQLYIKWLMERNNQGCTKVFFCCSETSRLQHLRSISTVIQLFPPSNKEIVEVLKFIAEKECIQLQTQLAERIAENSKHNLRQAIRSFEATWHFYNEFTEDQVLLTGWEEDVANIAEKIIEEQSPRQLYIIRGKFQNLIDHNVSPDFIFTSLVGELKKRLSKEFHSKIDAFFLEYKMDIGGVLDGEKSLILLHSRYKESKGKGNIDLGKDVQHFMMIEEFTAKFMSYYKAYTNNKNLKLKEKL comes from the exons ATGTTTGTACATGCAGCAATTATTATCCATGAAGCAGACAAGTTATCTAGAGATGCACAGCTTTATATAAAATGGCTAATGGAAAGGAATAATCAAGGCTGCACCAAAGTCTTCTTTTGTTGCAGCGAAACTTCCAGACTTCAACATCTAAGATCTATTTCTACTGTTATTCAACTCTTTCCACCATCAAACAAGGAG ATTGTTGAAGTGTTGAAGTTTATAGCGGAAAAAGAATGTATCCAACTGCAAACCCAACTAGCCGAAAGAATTGCAGAAAACTCTAAACATAATCTTCGACAAGCTATTCGATCTTTCGAAGCTACATGGCACTTTTA TAATGAGTTTACTGAAGACCAAGTGCTTTTAACTGGATGGGAAGAAGATGTGGCCAATATTGCTGAGAAAATTATTGAAGAGCAAAGCCCTAGGCA GTTGTATATCATTCGTGGGAAGTTTCAAAATCTTATTGATCATAATGTATCTCCAGATTTCATTTTCACA AGCCTTGTTGGAGAACTAAAGAAACGTCTGAGCAAGGAATTTCATTCCAAAATCGACGCCTTCTTTCTAGAATATAAA ATGGACATTGGTGGAGTTTTGGATGGTGAGAAATCATTAATACTGTTACACAGTCGATATAAAGAATCAAAGGGCAAGGGAAACATTGATCTTGGGAAGGATGTACAGCATTTCATGATGATAGAAG